Proteins encoded together in one Pelagicoccus enzymogenes window:
- a CDS encoding LptF/LptG family permease: MSLIHRYIFKNVFASCLASVAMFAFLILTMSMVKDMLNLLAEGQLTLRAFFRLTWQLLPFVFVYALPMGFITGALLTMGRLSAENEITSLRAAGVSVIRLSSSVFLLAILGTTASLVVNFYYGPLAKTQYRQELKDVIQTNPLGFIVEKTFVRDFTDTVIYVGKKDGEMLYDVWIWKLNEASQVTLFARAEKGRFAFLEGSSELQLDTEQTIVEYRDKEDPESFRTKKFYPLSMERVPFMFPMSEIIGEETLARKLTWMTFDELQAEVTRYEGIADTSSGEVREEALENLLKAKMVFHKNFAMGFAVLSFACIAVPLGLKTSRKETSANLGLGVGMGLLYYLAMISIGWLDGKPELRPELLFWIPNLAYQGLGAWLFIRADHGRKAKK, translated from the coding sequence GTGAGCTTGATCCATCGCTACATCTTTAAGAACGTCTTTGCCTCCTGCCTCGCGTCGGTGGCGATGTTCGCCTTTCTGATTCTGACCATGAGCATGGTAAAGGACATGCTCAACTTGCTGGCGGAAGGGCAGTTGACCCTGCGCGCTTTCTTCCGCCTGACCTGGCAGCTGCTTCCTTTCGTGTTCGTTTACGCCTTGCCGATGGGATTCATCACGGGCGCCTTGCTGACGATGGGTCGCTTGTCGGCGGAGAATGAAATCACCTCCCTGCGTGCGGCAGGGGTGAGCGTGATCCGTCTTTCCAGTTCGGTTTTCTTGCTGGCTATATTGGGAACCACGGCTTCCTTGGTGGTGAACTTCTACTACGGTCCTCTGGCTAAAACCCAGTACCGGCAGGAGTTGAAAGACGTTATCCAAACCAACCCTTTGGGCTTTATCGTGGAGAAAACCTTCGTGCGCGACTTCACGGATACGGTGATCTACGTGGGCAAGAAGGATGGCGAGATGCTCTACGACGTTTGGATTTGGAAGCTGAACGAAGCGAGTCAGGTCACGCTTTTCGCCCGTGCGGAGAAGGGGCGGTTCGCATTCTTGGAAGGCAGCTCGGAATTGCAGCTCGATACGGAGCAAACGATCGTCGAGTACCGCGACAAGGAAGATCCGGAGAGCTTTAGGACTAAGAAGTTTTACCCGCTGTCGATGGAGCGCGTTCCCTTCATGTTTCCCATGTCGGAAATCATCGGCGAGGAGACCTTGGCTCGTAAGCTGACTTGGATGACTTTCGACGAGCTGCAAGCGGAAGTGACGCGCTACGAAGGGATCGCGGATACCTCATCGGGCGAGGTTCGGGAAGAGGCGCTGGAGAATTTGCTGAAGGCGAAGATGGTGTTCCACAAGAACTTTGCCATGGGCTTCGCCGTGCTGTCCTTCGCCTGTATCGCAGTTCCTCTTGGTCTGAAGACGTCGCGAAAGGAGACGTCGGCGAATCTGGGCCTCGGGGTTGGCATGGGGTTGCTCTACTACTTGGCGATGATTTCCATCGGCTGGCTCGACGGAAAGCCAGAGTTGCGGCCGGAGCTGCTTTTTTGGATACCCAACCTCGCTTACCAAGGGCTCGGAGCCTGGCTCTTCATTCGGGCTGACCACGGTCGGAAGGCGAAGAAGTGA
- the metF gene encoding methylenetetrahydrofolate reductase [NAD(P)H] has translation MSQTPISQLFSADKPLLSVEFFPPKTDEALEALMDSVDDLAIYQPDFVSVTYGAGGSTRDRSAQACNLLREDHEYNIMPHLTCVGASRDELAQTINGLYETGYRNIMALRGDAPKDADSFVVAKDGFAHASDLVAFIKELHPDIAIGVAGYPEKHPEAPDLATDLRHLKTKVDAGASFITTQLFFDNGDLYRFLDEADKLDISVPVIPGIMPVMSLKQIKRITSMCGASLPAELEKHLNTAGDDSERVRQIGIRWATEQIQDLIEAGLPGVHLYALNRSDVATELMSAFRATAEQP, from the coding sequence ATGAGCCAAACACCCATCAGCCAACTTTTTTCCGCCGACAAGCCCCTACTCTCAGTCGAGTTTTTTCCGCCTAAGACGGACGAAGCCCTCGAGGCGCTCATGGACTCCGTCGACGACCTAGCGATTTACCAACCCGACTTCGTCTCCGTCACCTACGGAGCAGGCGGCAGCACCCGCGACCGCTCCGCCCAGGCCTGCAATCTCCTTCGCGAGGACCACGAGTACAACATCATGCCCCACCTCACTTGCGTGGGCGCCAGCCGAGACGAGCTCGCTCAGACGATCAACGGACTCTATGAAACCGGCTACCGCAACATCATGGCCCTGCGCGGCGATGCTCCCAAGGACGCAGATTCGTTCGTTGTCGCCAAAGACGGCTTTGCCCATGCGTCCGATCTCGTCGCCTTCATCAAGGAGCTCCATCCCGACATTGCCATCGGAGTGGCCGGTTACCCCGAGAAGCATCCAGAAGCTCCAGATCTAGCAACCGACCTTCGCCACCTGAAAACCAAGGTAGACGCGGGAGCGTCCTTCATCACCACCCAGCTATTCTTCGACAACGGCGATCTCTATCGCTTTCTCGACGAAGCCGACAAGCTAGACATCTCGGTACCGGTTATCCCCGGCATCATGCCCGTCATGTCGCTCAAGCAAATCAAGCGCATCACCAGCATGTGCGGAGCGAGCCTGCCGGCGGAGCTGGAAAAGCACCTCAACACAGCGGGCGACGACTCCGAACGGGTCAGGCAAATAGGCATACGCTGGGCCACGGAGCAAATCCAAGACCTCATCGAAGCGGGCCTGCCTGGCGTGCATCTCTACGCCCTCAACCGATCGGATGTGGCTACCGAACTCATGTCCGCCTTCCGCGCGACCGCTGAGCAACCGTAA
- a CDS encoding UDP-glucose 6-dehydrogenase, protein MKICCLGAGYVGGPTMAMIAYKCPDITVTVADINEARINAWNSDELPVFEPGLDEVVHAARGRNLFFTTDKVTAIKEADIIFVSVGTPTKTYGAGAGKAADLKYIELCARDIAQYSDRSKIVVEKSTLPVRTAQGLKTVLEANSTPGLDFQVLSNPEFLAEGTAIEDLSKPDRVLIGGDEDSEAGRKAIQTLVDVYANWVDRDRIITTNLWSSELSKLVANAFLAQRISSINSISALCERTGANVDQVAYAIGTDSRIGPKFLKASVGFGGSCFQKDILNLVYLCEYFGLPDVAAYWEQVIVMNDWQKSRFSQKIVSTLFNTVNGKRIAMLGFAFKKDTNDTRETAAMYVGRDLLDEQAVLAIHDPKVSPEQMFKDLKESRTDADGNPNKQIDVCEDPYAAAKGAHGLAIMTEWDSFKDLDFQKIYDGMYKPAFVFDGRNILDHEKLRKIGFEVFAIGR, encoded by the coding sequence ATGAAAATTTGTTGCTTAGGAGCTGGCTACGTAGGTGGCCCAACGATGGCCATGATCGCCTACAAGTGCCCGGACATCACGGTCACCGTAGCGGACATCAACGAGGCAAGGATCAACGCTTGGAATTCGGACGAACTGCCCGTTTTCGAGCCCGGACTTGACGAGGTCGTTCATGCGGCTCGCGGCCGTAACCTCTTTTTCACTACGGACAAGGTCACCGCGATCAAGGAAGCGGACATCATTTTCGTGAGCGTTGGCACTCCGACCAAGACCTACGGAGCGGGTGCGGGCAAGGCGGCTGACCTGAAGTATATCGAGCTCTGCGCCCGGGACATCGCCCAATACTCGGATCGCTCCAAGATCGTGGTCGAGAAGTCGACCCTTCCGGTTCGTACCGCCCAGGGGCTCAAGACGGTTCTCGAGGCGAACTCTACGCCGGGGCTCGACTTCCAAGTCCTTTCCAATCCGGAATTCTTGGCCGAGGGAACCGCCATCGAGGATTTGAGCAAGCCTGACCGTGTGCTGATCGGTGGCGACGAGGACAGCGAAGCAGGACGCAAGGCTATCCAGACGCTGGTCGACGTCTACGCGAATTGGGTGGATCGCGACCGCATCATCACGACCAACCTCTGGTCCTCCGAGCTTTCGAAGCTGGTCGCCAACGCCTTTCTCGCCCAGCGCATCTCCAGCATCAACTCGATCTCGGCTCTCTGCGAGCGCACGGGGGCGAACGTGGACCAGGTCGCCTACGCGATCGGTACCGATTCCCGCATCGGCCCCAAGTTCCTCAAGGCGTCCGTCGGCTTCGGCGGGTCGTGCTTCCAGAAGGATATCTTGAACCTGGTTTACCTTTGCGAGTACTTCGGCCTCCCGGACGTCGCCGCCTACTGGGAGCAGGTGATCGTCATGAACGACTGGCAGAAGAGCCGGTTCTCGCAGAAAATCGTTTCCACCCTCTTCAACACGGTCAACGGCAAGCGTATCGCGATGCTTGGCTTCGCCTTCAAGAAGGACACCAACGACACTCGCGAAACGGCAGCCATGTACGTGGGGCGCGACTTGCTCGACGAGCAGGCGGTTTTGGCCATCCACGATCCCAAGGTGTCTCCCGAGCAGATGTTCAAGGACCTGAAGGAATCCAGAACGGACGCCGACGGTAACCCGAACAAGCAGATCGACGTCTGCGAGGACCCGTATGCGGCGGCCAAGGGCGCCCACGGCCTGGCCATCATGACGGAGTGGGATTCCTTCAAGGACCTCGATTTCCAGAAGATCTACGACGGGATGTACAAGCCCGCCTTCGTTTTCGACGGGCGAAACATTCTGGACCACGAGAAGCTCCGCAAGATCGGGTTCGAGGTTTTTGCCATCGGCCGCTAG
- a CDS encoding translation initiation factor, which yields MGKGKKRVSTDGGSELGATPFGALDLGNLPSGPRPSAPQPAAKPSASEKKNRGRLDVKREKSGRGGKTVTVVSGWKGIAAEEKAVLAKSIQKRCGVGGAVKNGNIEIQGDKREETRAILEDAGFRVVFAGG from the coding sequence ATGGGCAAAGGTAAGAAACGCGTATCCACTGATGGCGGCAGCGAGCTGGGAGCAACCCCGTTCGGCGCGCTGGATTTGGGCAATTTGCCGAGCGGACCTAGACCCTCTGCGCCGCAACCTGCGGCCAAGCCGTCGGCTTCTGAGAAGAAGAACCGCGGCCGTTTGGACGTGAAGCGAGAGAAGTCGGGTCGTGGCGGCAAGACGGTGACAGTCGTTTCGGGGTGGAAGGGAATTGCGGCGGAGGAGAAGGCTGTATTGGCCAAGTCGATACAGAAGCGTTGTGGTGTCGGTGGCGCCGTGAAGAACGGCAATATCGAAATCCAGGGCGACAAACGCGAAGAAACCCGGGCCATCTTGGAAGATGCCGGGTTTCGGGTGGTTTTTGCGGGAGGCTGA
- the rlmN gene encoding 23S rRNA (adenine(2503)-C(2))-methyltransferase RlmN, with product MKYVPEKPPIYGESLDSLQVRLQELGEPKFRAKQILEWLYKKRAKTWEAMTNLPKPLREKLANTFEIAPSKRVLAKESADETEKLLLQMGDNSMVETVVIRAPQIGVGQENSRKTICISTQVGCAYGCKFCASGLAGWKRDLSVGEIVSQLIHVCHMEDATTERASEEIASFDNIVVMGMGEPMANYKNLLPALRILNAEWGLNFGARRITISTSGVVPRILELADEREQFRLAISLHGATNEVRDQIMPVNRKYPLEQLLPAIQKYAQTKGRMITLEFILIEEINDTLEQADALTKIALDLKAHVNLIPYNTVDGLEWKRPSIARQDVFYNRLRNRGVSVTIRREKGHDIAAACGQLKLKNEQDIAV from the coding sequence ATGAAGTACGTTCCAGAAAAGCCACCCATCTACGGCGAATCTCTCGACAGCCTGCAAGTCCGACTGCAAGAGCTGGGCGAACCCAAGTTCCGCGCCAAGCAAATCCTCGAATGGCTCTACAAGAAGCGGGCCAAGACTTGGGAGGCCATGACCAACCTGCCCAAGCCGCTGAGAGAAAAGCTGGCCAACACCTTCGAAATCGCTCCCTCAAAACGCGTGCTCGCCAAGGAATCCGCCGACGAAACCGAGAAGCTGCTCCTGCAGATGGGCGACAACTCCATGGTCGAAACCGTGGTCATCCGCGCCCCTCAGATCGGCGTCGGCCAAGAAAACTCCCGCAAGACCATCTGCATCTCCACCCAAGTCGGCTGCGCCTACGGCTGCAAATTCTGCGCCTCCGGCCTAGCCGGCTGGAAACGCGACCTCTCGGTCGGCGAAATCGTTTCCCAGCTCATCCACGTCTGCCACATGGAAGACGCCACCACCGAGCGGGCCTCCGAAGAGATCGCGTCCTTCGACAACATCGTCGTCATGGGCATGGGAGAACCCATGGCCAACTACAAGAACCTGCTCCCCGCCCTGCGCATCCTCAACGCCGAGTGGGGACTCAACTTCGGCGCCCGCCGCATCACCATTTCCACCTCCGGCGTCGTCCCTCGAATCCTCGAGCTGGCCGACGAACGCGAACAGTTCCGCCTCGCCATATCCCTGCACGGAGCCACCAACGAAGTGCGAGACCAGATCATGCCGGTCAATCGCAAGTACCCCCTCGAGCAGCTCCTTCCCGCCATCCAAAAGTACGCCCAGACCAAGGGGAGAATGATCACCCTCGAGTTCATCCTTATCGAGGAGATCAACGACACCCTCGAACAAGCCGACGCCCTCACCAAAATCGCCCTCGACCTCAAGGCTCACGTCAACCTCATCCCCTACAACACCGTCGACGGCCTCGAGTGGAAGCGCCCCTCCATCGCCCGCCAAGACGTCTTCTACAACCGCTTGAGAAACCGCGGCGTCTCCGTGACCATCCGACGCGAGAAAGGGCACGACATCGCCGCCGCCTGCGGTCAGCTAAAACTCAAGAACGAGCAAGATATCGCAGTCTAG
- a CDS encoding DNA topoisomerase III, which produces MKSLVIAEKPSVARDLCKAVGGKFAKHDEYFESDEYVITSAVGHIVELCMPEDYDKRDAFWRLANLPIIPEQFKLKPIEKTESKFKSIKKLMKRKDIGTVINACDAGREGELIFSYVYKLTKSKLPVKRLWMLSMTPAAIRQAFKDLRDGEEMQNLADAAQSRSEADWLIGINCTRGVTKRLYGSRAGNVAGVGRVQTPTLAIVVERERLIESFEPRDYWRIVTDFGITNGSYQGVYQKPDFKKGDDEHNRIDRIWDEEEANKIAAALEGNPGALVSEEKKKSRQAAQRLYDLTTLQREANNRFGFSARRTLQLAQSLYEKHKMITYPRTDSRALPEDYPDTVRSTLKNLESSLGEIATRPVSNNWINPKDKRVFNNKQVSDHFAIIPTPDSQKKLNDDEAKIYDMISRRFVSIFYPSAEFNVTTRISEVQGHNFKTEGKVLVSPGWLEVYGKSVTVAGVDDTLPALSEQDGEPAKAQVEGYEKIAEQTKPPPRYTEATLLSAMEGAGKLVEDDELADAMKEGGLGTPATRAQIIERLIAERYIERDHRALCPTPKAETLLDFLTCINAEVLTKPELTGEWEYKLHKIEDGELDREVFVKEIIGMTEKIVDSIKNFQENDDDLLPSELKSPIDGQPLFESMRAFKTKGDKKPEEGEKDTRFAIYKIIGNRKMEVEELKELLEKGKVGPIDNFRSKSGKPYSANLYLDPETHRVKFDFGNGDGDSGTVDFSTMTPVAKCPRTGGDVFETPAAYVVRVMEGDKETTPIRVSRKILDREIPLEQMMKLLTDGKTDLLDKFWSKRTKRPFDAYLTLQKSGQTKFEFPPRAAKKATKKAAKKAAKKVAETD; this is translated from the coding sequence ATGAAGTCTCTCGTCATCGCGGAAAAACCGAGCGTCGCTCGCGACCTTTGCAAAGCAGTCGGCGGAAAATTCGCCAAGCACGACGAGTACTTCGAGAGCGACGAATACGTTATCACCTCCGCAGTGGGCCACATCGTCGAGCTCTGCATGCCGGAAGACTACGACAAGCGCGACGCCTTCTGGAGACTGGCGAACCTCCCCATCATTCCCGAGCAGTTCAAGCTCAAGCCGATCGAAAAGACCGAGTCCAAGTTCAAGTCCATCAAGAAGCTGATGAAACGGAAGGACATCGGAACCGTGATCAACGCCTGTGACGCGGGTCGCGAAGGTGAGCTGATTTTCTCTTACGTCTACAAGCTGACCAAGTCGAAGCTCCCAGTAAAGCGACTCTGGATGCTGTCCATGACGCCAGCCGCGATTCGCCAGGCGTTCAAGGACCTGCGGGACGGCGAGGAGATGCAAAACTTGGCCGACGCCGCGCAATCCCGCTCCGAAGCGGATTGGCTGATCGGCATCAATTGCACGCGTGGCGTCACCAAGCGCCTCTACGGCTCACGGGCAGGGAACGTCGCCGGCGTCGGCCGCGTACAAACTCCGACCCTCGCAATCGTCGTCGAGCGCGAACGCCTCATCGAGTCATTCGAGCCCCGCGACTACTGGCGCATCGTCACCGACTTCGGCATCACCAACGGGAGCTACCAAGGCGTTTACCAAAAGCCCGACTTCAAGAAAGGCGACGACGAGCACAACCGCATCGACCGCATCTGGGACGAGGAGGAGGCCAACAAAATCGCTGCGGCTCTCGAAGGGAACCCTGGCGCTCTCGTAAGCGAGGAAAAGAAAAAGTCCCGCCAGGCCGCACAACGTCTCTACGATCTGACCACCCTGCAGCGCGAGGCCAACAACCGCTTCGGATTCTCGGCGCGACGCACCTTGCAGCTCGCCCAGTCGCTGTACGAAAAGCACAAGATGATCACCTATCCGCGTACCGACTCACGAGCGCTGCCGGAAGACTATCCCGATACGGTTCGCAGCACGCTCAAGAACCTGGAGTCCTCGCTCGGTGAAATCGCGACCCGCCCTGTATCCAACAATTGGATAAACCCCAAAGACAAGAGAGTCTTCAACAACAAGCAAGTTTCCGATCACTTTGCGATCATCCCAACGCCTGATTCCCAGAAAAAGCTCAACGACGACGAAGCGAAGATCTACGACATGATCAGCCGCCGCTTCGTGTCTATCTTCTACCCCAGCGCCGAGTTCAACGTGACCACTCGTATCAGCGAGGTCCAAGGGCACAACTTCAAGACCGAGGGCAAGGTCCTCGTCTCGCCCGGTTGGCTAGAAGTCTATGGCAAAAGCGTAACCGTAGCAGGAGTGGACGACACTCTCCCCGCCCTTTCGGAACAGGACGGAGAGCCAGCCAAGGCTCAAGTCGAAGGCTACGAAAAGATTGCCGAGCAAACCAAGCCGCCTCCCCGCTACACGGAAGCTACCCTTCTCTCAGCCATGGAAGGAGCCGGCAAGCTCGTCGAGGACGACGAACTCGCGGATGCCATGAAGGAAGGTGGCCTCGGCACGCCAGCCACGCGAGCCCAGATCATCGAACGACTGATCGCCGAACGCTACATAGAGCGCGACCACCGGGCCCTTTGCCCAACCCCTAAGGCCGAGACGCTACTCGACTTCCTTACCTGCATCAACGCAGAGGTCCTTACCAAACCGGAGCTTACCGGAGAGTGGGAATACAAGCTACACAAGATCGAAGACGGCGAATTGGACCGGGAGGTTTTCGTAAAGGAAATCATCGGCATGACCGAAAAGATCGTAGATAGCATCAAGAACTTCCAGGAGAACGACGACGACCTGCTACCCAGCGAGCTCAAGTCTCCCATCGACGGTCAGCCGCTCTTCGAATCCATGCGAGCCTTCAAGACCAAGGGCGACAAGAAGCCCGAGGAGGGCGAAAAGGACACTCGCTTCGCGATCTACAAGATCATCGGCAACCGCAAGATGGAAGTCGAAGAACTTAAGGAATTGCTGGAAAAAGGAAAAGTCGGCCCCATCGACAACTTCCGCTCCAAGTCCGGCAAGCCCTACAGCGCCAACCTCTATCTCGATCCAGAGACCCACCGCGTCAAATTCGACTTCGGAAACGGCGACGGCGACAGCGGAACAGTGGACTTCTCCACAATGACCCCCGTGGCAAAATGCCCGCGCACTGGAGGCGACGTTTTCGAAACCCCTGCCGCCTATGTGGTACGCGTGATGGAAGGCGACAAGGAAACGACCCCGATCCGCGTGAGCCGCAAGATCCTCGACCGCGAAATCCCGCTCGAACAAATGATGAAGCTGCTGACCGACGGGAAGACCGACCTGCTCGACAAGTTCTGGTCCAAACGCACCAAGCGCCCCTTCGACGCCTACTTGACCCTGCAAAAGAGCGGACAGACCAAATTCGAATTTCCTCCGCGGGCGGCAAAGAAAGCCACCAAAAAGGCGGCCAAGAAAGCAGCCAAAAAGGTCGCCGAAACCGACTGA
- a CDS encoding M14 family metallopeptidase: MLHPRRFSESISKHSLRNGYSQQTLCEVSGYPIFSLHRLGKGAARPPLRVYVSAGVHGDEPAGPLAILKLIEEDLLPHHLELVVVPLVNPTGFASGTRENQAGHDLNRDFRTPQNAESSAVKALIESEAPFDLSLSLHEDWESTGFYMYSISPDSNDRSAREILSAVERQGPLDHSPEIDGSPASGALIDRPADFDIDGRQDWPEAFLLYSKSRHAHYTLETPSSAPIEQRVAQHVAAVLRAIEIHCP, from the coding sequence ATGTTACATCCCAGGCGCTTTTCCGAATCGATTTCTAAGCACTCGCTGCGCAACGGCTATTCCCAACAAACCCTGTGCGAGGTTTCCGGATACCCGATCTTCTCCCTCCACCGCCTCGGCAAAGGCGCTGCACGTCCCCCACTCCGAGTCTACGTGTCAGCCGGCGTCCACGGAGACGAGCCAGCAGGCCCTCTCGCCATTTTGAAACTCATAGAGGAGGACCTCCTCCCCCACCACCTTGAGCTTGTCGTCGTCCCGCTCGTCAATCCGACCGGATTTGCCAGTGGAACCCGGGAAAACCAAGCTGGGCACGACCTCAATCGCGATTTCCGCACCCCGCAGAACGCCGAGAGCTCAGCCGTCAAAGCTCTCATAGAGTCCGAAGCCCCCTTTGACCTCAGCCTCTCCTTGCACGAGGATTGGGAAAGTACAGGCTTCTACATGTATTCGATTTCTCCAGACTCCAACGACCGCTCCGCACGCGAGATCTTGAGCGCCGTGGAACGCCAAGGTCCCTTGGATCACTCCCCGGAAATCGACGGTAGCCCAGCAAGCGGAGCTCTGATCGACCGCCCAGCAGACTTCGATATCGATGGACGCCAAGATTGGCCGGAAGCGTTTCTCCTGTATTCAAAGTCTAGACACGCGCACTACACGCTCGAAACCCCAAGTTCCGCACCTATCGAACAACGTGTCGCCCAGCATGTCGCTGCCGTCCTTCGAGCCATCGAGATTCATTGTCCCTGA
- a CDS encoding sigma-70 family RNA polymerase sigma factor has product MASDETTDALVSLALEGDKKAFNQLVTLHYDKVYGQALRMTKSEEDAKDVAQLTWVKVWRKLSTFKGESAFTSWVYRITTFTALDLIRKRNNSRETSTEPDFLEIAANSDASPIASPEQVRKLEGKELKARIDDALSKLPEKLRTVLQLREIEGLTYEEMAQKLQCKTGTVMSRLFNARKTIQKHLADLIS; this is encoded by the coding sequence GTGGCTTCCGATGAAACAACAGACGCGCTCGTATCCCTAGCGCTCGAGGGCGACAAAAAAGCCTTCAATCAGCTCGTCACCCTCCACTACGACAAGGTCTACGGCCAAGCCCTCCGCATGACCAAGTCCGAGGAGGACGCCAAAGACGTTGCCCAACTCACGTGGGTGAAGGTCTGGAGAAAGCTATCCACCTTCAAGGGCGAGTCCGCCTTCACCTCCTGGGTCTATCGCATAACCACCTTCACAGCCCTCGACCTGATCCGAAAACGCAATAACAGCCGCGAAACGTCCACCGAGCCCGACTTTCTTGAAATCGCCGCCAACTCCGACGCATCTCCCATTGCCTCGCCCGAACAAGTGCGTAAGCTAGAAGGAAAAGAACTCAAAGCGCGCATCGACGACGCCCTTTCAAAACTCCCCGAAAAGCTGAGAACCGTCCTTCAACTTCGAGAGATCGAAGGCCTCACCTACGAGGAGATGGCCCAGAAGCTCCAATGCAAAACCGGCACCGTCATGTCTCGACTTTTCAACGCGAGAAAAACGATCCAAAAACACCTAGCAGATTTAATCTCATGA